From Cellulomonas oligotrophica, a single genomic window includes:
- a CDS encoding HRDC domain-containing protein: MGTEVPTDAPGPGVDDRPELAPPAVVPLLEPADGVPPVVETPAALAAVVEAFGAGTGPVAVDAERASGYRYGQRTYLVQLRREDAGTALIDPVALPDLSALSDALVGVEWVLHAASQDLPGLVEQGMRPSRVFDTELAARLLGMERVGLAAVVADTLGLGLAKEHSAVDWSTRPLPQEWLRYAALDVEVLVEVRQVLAERLAEQGKAEWARQEFEAVRTAPAPAPRAEPWRRVSGLHTIRDQRRLAVVRELYATRDRNARERDISPGRVLPDTAIVAAAQALPRTVGQLVALPQFAGKGTRRRAALWQQSIDRAVALPEQDLPSARGPAGDGPPPPRVWADRDPAAARRLAAAREVVTALSVEHHVPVENLLQPDLLRRVCWSPPRPATEEAVRAALVAGGARAWQVELLGHRVAAAFADA, translated from the coding sequence GTGGGAACCGAGGTGCCGACCGATGCGCCGGGCCCGGGCGTCGACGACCGCCCGGAGCTCGCACCCCCTGCTGTCGTCCCGCTGCTCGAGCCCGCCGACGGCGTGCCCCCCGTGGTCGAGACCCCCGCGGCGCTCGCCGCGGTCGTCGAGGCCTTCGGCGCCGGCACCGGCCCCGTCGCGGTCGACGCCGAGCGCGCGTCGGGCTACCGGTACGGGCAGCGCACCTACCTCGTGCAGCTGCGCCGCGAGGACGCCGGCACCGCCCTGATCGACCCCGTGGCCCTGCCCGACCTGTCGGCGCTGTCCGACGCGCTCGTGGGCGTGGAGTGGGTGCTGCACGCCGCGTCGCAGGACCTGCCCGGGCTCGTCGAGCAGGGCATGCGGCCCAGCCGGGTGTTCGACACCGAGCTCGCCGCGCGGCTGCTGGGCATGGAGCGCGTCGGGCTCGCGGCGGTGGTCGCGGACACCCTCGGCCTCGGCCTGGCCAAGGAGCACTCCGCGGTCGACTGGTCGACCCGCCCCCTGCCGCAGGAGTGGCTGCGCTACGCCGCCCTCGACGTCGAGGTGCTCGTCGAGGTGCGGCAGGTGCTCGCCGAGCGGCTGGCCGAGCAGGGCAAGGCCGAGTGGGCGCGGCAGGAGTTCGAGGCCGTGCGCACGGCACCGGCGCCCGCGCCGCGCGCCGAGCCGTGGCGCCGCGTTTCGGGCCTGCACACGATCCGTGACCAGCGGCGCCTGGCCGTGGTGCGCGAGCTGTACGCGACCCGCGACCGCAACGCCCGCGAGCGCGACATCTCCCCGGGCCGGGTGCTGCCGGACACGGCGATCGTCGCCGCCGCGCAGGCGCTGCCCCGCACGGTGGGCCAGCTCGTCGCGCTCCCGCAGTTCGCGGGCAAGGGCACGCGGCGGCGTGCCGCCCTGTGGCAGCAGTCGATCGACCGGGCGGTGGCGCTGCCCGAGCAGGACCTGCCGTCGGCCCGCGGGCCGGCGGGCGACGGGCCTCCCCCGCCACGCGTGTGGGCGGACCGCGACCCGGCGGCCGCACGGCGGCTCGCGGCGGCGCGGGAGGTCGTCACGGCGCTGTCCGTGGAGCACCACGTGCCGGTGGAGAACCTGCTGCAGCCGGACCTGCTGCGCCGGGTGTGCTGGTCGCCGCCTCGGCCCGCGACCGAGGAGGCCGTGCGCGCCGCGCTCGTGGCGGGCGGGGCGCGCGCGTGGCAGGTCGAGCTGCTCGGGCACCGGGTCGCCGCGGCGTTCGCCGACGCCTGA
- a CDS encoding helix-turn-helix transcriptional regulator, with protein MPTSRRAPAAPVRHPMCVVVTQIAPGDGEALVATLRRRGAARVVVLARQAGRAELRALLGGGLRGGVASTTEAVAPTPPPPPAPAAPTAELSARELSVLTCVAQGRTNKLIGEDLGLSALTVKSHLARISRKLGTGDRAELVAIAIRTGLID; from the coding sequence GTGCCGACGTCCCGCCGGGCGCCGGCCGCGCCCGTGCGCCACCCGATGTGCGTGGTCGTCACCCAGATCGCCCCCGGCGACGGCGAGGCGCTCGTCGCCACGCTGCGCCGGCGCGGCGCCGCGCGCGTCGTCGTCCTGGCCCGCCAGGCCGGCCGGGCCGAGCTGCGCGCCCTGCTCGGCGGCGGCCTGCGCGGCGGGGTGGCCAGCACCACGGAGGCGGTCGCCCCGACGCCCCCGCCCCCGCCCGCCCCGGCGGCCCCGACGGCGGAGCTGTCCGCGCGCGAGCTGAGCGTGCTCACCTGCGTCGCCCAGGGCCGGACCAACAAGCTCATCGGCGAGGACCTCGGGCTGTCCGCGCTCACCGTCAAGAGCCACCTCGCCCGCATCTCCCGCAAGCTCGGCACGGGCGACCGCGCCGAGCTCGTGGCCATCGCGATCCGCACCGGCCTCATCGACTGA
- a CDS encoding DUF3000 domain-containing protein produces MSPPGPEDVPAEFVRALRSLRGVPVRPEVSLEEVTGPARIAPYSAALTAEVRTARRSVAAQDLASGRFVVLYDPAGQEAWEGSFRLVTLVRATLEEEVGADPLLGEVAWTWFLDALGSAGVDPHAAGGTVTRVLSQSFGALDRREEQSELEIRASWTSWDERLAPHLTAWTTLLCTAAGLPPLPEGVVPLPRR; encoded by the coding sequence GTGAGCCCCCCCGGACCGGAGGACGTCCCTGCCGAGTTCGTCCGCGCGCTGCGGTCGCTGCGCGGCGTGCCCGTACGACCCGAGGTCTCCTTGGAGGAGGTGACCGGACCTGCCCGGATCGCCCCGTACTCCGCGGCGCTGACCGCCGAGGTGCGCACGGCGCGACGCTCGGTGGCTGCCCAGGACCTCGCCTCGGGCCGGTTCGTCGTGCTCTACGACCCCGCCGGGCAAGAGGCCTGGGAGGGCTCGTTCCGCCTGGTCACGCTCGTGCGGGCCACGCTGGAGGAGGAGGTCGGCGCGGACCCGCTGCTCGGCGAGGTCGCGTGGACCTGGTTCCTCGACGCCCTCGGCTCCGCCGGCGTCGACCCGCACGCGGCCGGCGGGACCGTCACGCGCGTGCTGTCGCAGAGCTTCGGCGCCCTGGACCGCCGCGAGGAGCAGTCCGAGCTGGAGATCCGCGCGTCGTGGACCTCGTGGGACGAACGGCTGGCCCCGCACCTGACGGCGTGGACCACGCTGCTGTGCACGGCCGCGGGCCTGCCGCCGCTGCCCGAGGGCGTCGTCCCGCTCCCCCGCCGCTGA
- the gndA gene encoding NADP-dependent phosphogluconate dehydrogenase: MSVPATTTGTAQIGVTGLAVMGRNLARNFARHGYTVAVHNRTAARMRSLVADHGDEGTFVPTETMADFVAALERPRKVVVMVQAGAATDAVIDELVPLLEAGDIVVDAGNAHFPDTRRREAALREKGLHFVGTGVSGGEEGALNGPSIMPGGTRESYESLGPILEAISAKVDGVPCCTWVGPDGAGHFVKMVHNGIEYADMQLIAEAYDLLKAGLGASAAEIGEVFAAWNSGDLESFLIEITADVLQHVDAATGKAFVDVVADAAEQKGTGRWTVQNALDLGVPITGIAEATFARALSGSAPQRAAARGVLPADVQAWNVPDPGAFIEDVRKALFASKVVAYSQGFDQIAAASAEFGWAIDRGAMARIWRGGCIIRAKFLDRITQAYERDAQLPLLLADPYFTAAVADGVAAWRRVVAAAAVHGVPTPAFSSSLAYYDGVRAERLPANLVQAQRDFFGAHTYRRTDRDGSFHTDWSGDRAEHEA, encoded by the coding sequence ATGTCTGTCCCCGCGACCACCACGGGCACCGCCCAGATCGGTGTCACCGGCCTGGCGGTCATGGGCCGCAACCTGGCGCGCAACTTCGCGCGGCACGGGTACACGGTGGCGGTGCACAACCGCACGGCGGCGCGCATGCGCTCGCTCGTGGCCGACCACGGCGACGAGGGCACCTTCGTGCCCACCGAGACGATGGCCGACTTCGTGGCCGCGCTCGAGCGGCCCCGCAAGGTCGTCGTCATGGTCCAGGCCGGTGCGGCCACCGACGCCGTGATCGACGAGCTCGTCCCGCTGCTCGAGGCGGGCGACATCGTCGTCGACGCCGGCAACGCGCACTTCCCCGACACCCGACGCCGCGAGGCCGCGCTGCGCGAGAAGGGCCTGCACTTCGTGGGCACCGGAGTGTCCGGCGGCGAGGAGGGCGCGCTCAACGGCCCGTCGATCATGCCCGGCGGCACCCGCGAGTCCTACGAGAGCCTGGGCCCGATCCTCGAGGCGATCTCCGCGAAGGTCGACGGCGTGCCCTGCTGCACCTGGGTCGGCCCGGACGGCGCCGGCCACTTCGTCAAGATGGTGCACAACGGCATCGAGTACGCCGACATGCAGCTCATCGCCGAGGCGTACGACCTGCTCAAGGCCGGGCTCGGGGCGTCGGCCGCCGAGATCGGCGAGGTCTTCGCGGCGTGGAACTCCGGCGACCTGGAGTCCTTCCTCATCGAGATCACCGCGGACGTGCTGCAGCACGTGGACGCGGCGACCGGCAAGGCCTTCGTCGACGTCGTCGCCGACGCCGCCGAGCAGAAGGGCACGGGCCGCTGGACCGTCCAGAACGCCCTCGACCTGGGCGTGCCGATCACCGGCATCGCGGAGGCCACGTTCGCCCGGGCGCTGTCGGGCTCGGCGCCGCAGCGCGCGGCGGCCCGCGGCGTCCTGCCGGCCGACGTCCAGGCGTGGAACGTGCCCGACCCGGGCGCGTTCATCGAGGACGTCCGCAAGGCGCTCTTCGCGTCGAAGGTCGTGGCGTACTCCCAGGGCTTCGACCAGATCGCGGCGGCGTCGGCCGAGTTCGGCTGGGCCATCGACCGCGGCGCCATGGCGCGCATCTGGCGCGGCGGCTGCATCATCCGGGCCAAGTTCCTCGACCGGATCACGCAGGCGTACGAGCGCGACGCGCAGCTGCCCCTGCTGCTGGCCGACCCGTACTTTACCGCGGCCGTGGCCGACGGCGTCGCGGCGTGGCGCCGGGTCGTGGCCGCCGCGGCGGTGCACGGCGTCCCGACGCCCGCGTTCTCCTCGTCGCTGGCGTACTACGACGGTGTGCGTGCCGAGCGCCTGCCGGCGAACCTCGTCCAGGCGCAGCGCGACTTCTTCGGTGCGCACACGTACCGCCGCACGGACCGCGACGGCTCGTTCCACACCGACTGGTCCGGCGACCGCGCCGAGCACGAGGCATGA
- a CDS encoding carboxylate--amine ligase: MSRRTHGTAQVPAPDLQPVILGGDIGAYSLARAFHEAYGVRPVVVSTVATGLVRDSRILRNVVEPGIDDAPTVVKRLRTIAAWYPDKQLIALGSADWLVRTLVENRSRLEDLYTIPYVDLTTFDKVTDKVLFGELCLRLGIDHPATVVHDVQGGGVPDTSGLRFPVIAKAADTAAYHLVEFPGKMKVFTVDSPADLAELLERVRASGFQGAFVIQDLIPGDDSGMRILTCYCDQDGKVRFSAFGDVLVEEHTPGALGNPAGIVTRHDQRIVEQATRLLEHLGWRGFANFDLKYDPRDGRTVFFELNPRLGRSNFYITAGGRNSVELYVREHLQGLDPMPDGVPDHLAEPHLYTVLPRPLLRRYVTDPQMRATVRRLERERRVTNPLWYRAETHPRRIAYLLAAQANQVRKFRRYYPWPRRGAGA; encoded by the coding sequence ATGAGCCGGCGCACCCACGGCACCGCTCAGGTCCCGGCCCCGGACCTGCAGCCCGTCATCCTCGGCGGGGACATCGGTGCCTACTCCCTCGCGCGGGCGTTCCACGAGGCGTACGGCGTGCGCCCCGTGGTCGTCTCGACCGTCGCGACGGGGCTCGTGCGCGACTCGCGGATCCTGCGCAACGTCGTCGAGCCCGGCATCGACGACGCCCCGACCGTGGTCAAGCGGCTGCGCACGATCGCGGCCTGGTACCCCGACAAGCAGCTCATCGCCCTCGGCAGCGCCGACTGGCTGGTGCGCACGCTCGTCGAGAACCGGTCGCGCCTGGAGGACCTGTACACGATCCCGTACGTCGACCTGACGACGTTCGACAAGGTCACCGACAAGGTCCTGTTCGGCGAGCTGTGCCTGCGCCTGGGCATCGACCACCCCGCGACCGTCGTGCACGACGTGCAGGGCGGCGGCGTGCCGGACACGTCCGGGCTGCGGTTCCCCGTGATCGCGAAGGCCGCGGACACCGCCGCGTACCACCTGGTGGAGTTCCCCGGGAAGATGAAGGTCTTCACGGTCGACTCCCCGGCCGACCTCGCCGAGCTGCTCGAGCGGGTCCGGGCGTCGGGCTTCCAGGGCGCGTTCGTCATCCAGGACCTCATCCCCGGTGACGACTCGGGCATGCGGATCCTCACGTGCTACTGCGACCAGGACGGCAAGGTGCGCTTCTCGGCGTTCGGCGACGTCCTCGTCGAGGAGCACACGCCGGGTGCGCTGGGCAACCCCGCGGGCATCGTCACGCGGCACGACCAGCGCATCGTCGAGCAGGCCACCCGCCTGCTCGAGCACCTCGGCTGGCGCGGGTTCGCGAACTTCGACCTCAAGTACGACCCGCGGGACGGGCGCACGGTGTTCTTCGAGCTCAACCCCCGCCTGGGGCGCTCGAACTTCTACATCACCGCCGGCGGGCGCAACTCCGTGGAGCTGTACGTGCGCGAGCACCTGCAGGGCCTGGACCCGATGCCCGACGGCGTGCCCGACCACCTGGCCGAGCCGCACCTGTACACGGTCCTGCCCCGCCCGCTGCTGCGCCGGTACGTCACCGACCCGCAGATGCGCGCGACGGTCCGCCGCCTGGAGCGCGAGCGCCGGGTGACGAACCCGCTGTGGTACCGCGCCGAGACGCACCCGCGGCGCATCGCGTACCTGCTGGCCGCCCAGGCCAACCAGGTGCGCAAGTTCCGCCGGTACTACCCCTGGCCGCGGCGGGGGGCGGGCGCGTGA
- a CDS encoding aspartate/glutamate racemase family protein, whose protein sequence is MSDEVGVIGGVGPAATVCFLDLVVRHTAAGRDQDHVNLVVLQHAAIPDRTAYILGESSDDPGPVMAADARRLEGLGVQFVVVPCNTAHHFTQEVAAAVRIPVLSIVDETVDEVARRIGTGTVGLLATSGTLAAQVYQHAAAARGLATVQPDEDDQRTVMRVIYDQVKAGLPADVDALLAVADRLRARGADAVVLGCTELSVVAAEHDLLGDRTLVDSLDVLARRTVVRAGRPLRD, encoded by the coding sequence GTGAGCGACGAGGTCGGGGTCATCGGCGGGGTCGGACCGGCCGCGACGGTGTGCTTCCTCGACCTCGTCGTGCGGCACACCGCCGCGGGGCGCGACCAGGACCACGTGAACCTGGTCGTGCTCCAGCACGCGGCCATCCCTGACCGGACGGCGTACATCCTCGGTGAGTCCTCGGACGACCCGGGGCCCGTGATGGCCGCGGACGCCCGCCGGCTCGAGGGGCTCGGCGTGCAGTTCGTCGTGGTGCCGTGCAACACCGCGCACCACTTCACCCAGGAGGTCGCCGCGGCGGTCCGGATCCCCGTGCTGTCGATCGTCGACGAGACCGTCGACGAGGTCGCGCGGCGGATCGGCACCGGCACGGTCGGGCTGCTCGCGACGAGCGGCACGCTCGCCGCGCAGGTGTACCAGCACGCCGCCGCGGCGCGCGGGCTGGCCACGGTCCAGCCCGACGAGGACGACCAGCGCACCGTCATGCGGGTCATCTACGACCAGGTCAAGGCGGGGCTGCCGGCGGACGTCGACGCGCTGCTCGCGGTCGCGGACCGGCTCCGGGCCCGCGGCGCGGACGCGGTCGTGCTCGGCTGCACCGAGCTCTCGGTGGTCGCCGCCGAGCACGACCTGCTCGGGGACCGTACGCTCGTCGACTCCCTCGACGTGCTGGCCCGGCGCACGGTCGTGCGGGCGGGGCGTCCGCTGCGGGACTGA
- a CDS encoding dihydrofolate reductase family protein, translating into MPGPVLDQLVPAGRTTALPPAPDEPDLVALLRRPRARLVRANMVASVDGAAHGPDDRSGSLGSPADARVFAVLRALADVVLVGAGTVRAEGYRELPVPAGLRDVRRALGLAPGIVLAVVTRSGRVPEEVLDGPGDVLVVTGDGGAGQAVRAAGSDRVLHVPSTDHDGPDLARAVDALVARGLPHVLAEGGPRLLADLLGAGLVDELCLTTSPVVVGGTAPRVVADGPWLEPGSPARLAHLLHAPDGTLLACWALRGHAPVDDAAV; encoded by the coding sequence GTGCCCGGACCCGTGCTCGACCAGCTTGTCCCCGCCGGCCGGACCACGGCCCTGCCGCCCGCGCCGGACGAGCCCGACCTCGTGGCGCTCCTGCGGCGGCCCCGTGCGCGGCTCGTGCGGGCCAACATGGTCGCGAGCGTCGACGGTGCCGCGCACGGCCCGGACGACCGCTCCGGGTCGCTCGGCAGCCCGGCGGACGCGCGGGTGTTCGCGGTGCTGCGGGCCCTGGCCGACGTCGTGCTCGTCGGCGCGGGGACCGTGCGGGCCGAGGGGTACCGGGAGCTGCCGGTCCCGGCGGGGCTGCGGGACGTGCGGCGCGCGCTCGGGCTCGCTCCGGGGATCGTGCTCGCGGTCGTGACCCGGTCGGGGCGGGTTCCTGAGGAGGTGCTCGACGGACCGGGCGACGTGCTCGTCGTGACCGGGGACGGTGGCGCGGGTCAGGCGGTGCGGGCGGCCGGGTCCGACCGGGTGCTGCACGTGCCGTCGACCGACCACGACGGCCCGGACCTGGCCCGTGCCGTGGACGCGCTGGTCGCCCGCGGGCTGCCGCACGTGCTGGCCGAGGGCGGCCCGCGGCTGCTGGCCGACCTGCTCGGCGCGGGGCTCGTCGACGAGCTCTGCCTGACCACGAGCCCCGTCGTGGTGGGCGGGACGGCGCCGCGGGTCGTCGCGGACGGGCCGTGGCTGGAGCCCGGCTCCCCCGCGCGCCTCGCGCACCTCCTGCACGCGCCCGACGGCACCCTGCTCGCGTGCTGGGCCCTGCGCGGGCACGCACCGGTCGACGACGCGGCGGTCTGA
- a CDS encoding manganese efflux pump MntP — translation MTLLDLLAIALGVSMDAVAVALAQGMRMRRPRVRDALLVAGLFGAFQGLMPLLGWALSARFAQAASAFAPWVAFGLLLAVGAHMVHEAREQATDVGGDDPQVGAPGRADGGPVDGPTGTPVRAAGGALALAAAPVAPVRPAVRTLLVLAVATSIDALAVGVGLGLMEAPVVAATGLMAGVTAVLSAGAVLAGARLGARLGRWATLAGGLVLVLIGARILLVHLLG, via the coding sequence GTGACCCTGCTCGACCTGCTCGCGATCGCGCTCGGCGTCTCGATGGACGCGGTCGCCGTGGCGCTCGCCCAGGGCATGCGCATGCGGCGGCCCCGGGTGCGCGACGCGCTGCTGGTCGCCGGGCTGTTCGGGGCGTTCCAGGGGCTCATGCCGCTGCTCGGGTGGGCGCTGTCGGCACGGTTCGCGCAGGCCGCGAGCGCGTTCGCGCCGTGGGTCGCGTTCGGGCTGCTGCTGGCGGTGGGCGCGCACATGGTGCACGAGGCCCGCGAGCAGGCCACCGACGTCGGGGGCGACGACCCGCAGGTGGGCGCCCCGGGCAGGGCCGACGGCGGCCCGGTCGACGGTCCCACGGGCACGCCCGTCCGCGCGGCGGGCGGCGCCCTGGCGCTGGCCGCGGCACCGGTCGCACCCGTGCGGCCCGCGGTGCGGACGCTGCTCGTGCTCGCGGTGGCGACGTCGATCGACGCGCTCGCCGTGGGTGTGGGGCTCGGGCTCATGGAGGCGCCGGTCGTCGCGGCGACGGGCCTGATGGCCGGTGTGACGGCGGTGCTCTCGGCGGGTGCGGTGCTGGCCGGGGCGCGGCTCGGGGCCCGGCTGGGCCGGTGGGCGACGCTCGCGGGCGGGCTGGTGCTCGTCCTCATCGGGGCGCGCATCCTGCTGGTGCACCTGCTGGGATGA
- a CDS encoding transposase, with translation MVVVGDGAYQGRNVVERSFNALKHWRGPATRYGKLAVVYRGGAVLTVVLALLRN, from the coding sequence GTGGTCGTCGTAGGCGACGGCGCCTATCAGGGCCGCAACGTCGTGGAACGTTCCTTCAACGCCCTCAAGCACTGGCGCGGACCGGCCACCCGCTACGGCAAGCTCGCCGTTGTCTACCGCGGTGGCGCCGTCCTGACCGTTGTCCTCGCCTTGCTCCGCAACTGA
- a CDS encoding DUF2510 domain-containing protein, with translation MTTTSPANWYPDPHDPAQMRYWDGQRWTEHVSQGPPVIQSQASSAQPVQPIRAEPAPTSAGRRIPLFGARGVARDLAAENEHLRASLEASGALTLAEAQQQTVAAQAELRTIVGQIDDARRRQSSEAAAARTELDALRRQVLDVRHAINVQEFGLYDFEHPAEASAALAADLARVRAQIKETVSSKRAVTATSNFTFDGSVAKGRKFVESMSKTMLSPPTTPRPRTRSRP, from the coding sequence ATGACGACGACGTCGCCCGCGAACTGGTACCCGGACCCGCACGATCCGGCCCAGATGCGCTACTGGGACGGACAGCGCTGGACGGAGCACGTCAGCCAGGGACCACCCGTGATCCAGTCCCAGGCGTCTAGCGCCCAGCCGGTCCAGCCAATCCGGGCCGAGCCGGCTCCAACCTCCGCTGGACGGAGGATCCCGCTGTTCGGCGCTCGCGGCGTCGCACGTGATCTCGCTGCCGAGAACGAGCACCTGCGTGCCTCGCTCGAAGCGTCCGGAGCTCTGACTCTTGCCGAGGCCCAGCAGCAGACCGTCGCGGCCCAGGCGGAGCTCAGAACCATCGTCGGGCAGATCGACGATGCCCGACGACGTCAGTCGTCGGAGGCCGCGGCGGCTCGTACCGAGCTCGACGCACTCCGGCGGCAGGTGCTGGACGTCCGTCACGCGATCAACGTGCAGGAGTTCGGCCTGTACGACTTCGAGCACCCGGCGGAAGCCTCGGCGGCCCTGGCCGCCGACCTTGCGCGTGTGCGGGCACAGATCAAGGAGACGGTGTCCAGCAAGCGTGCAGTGACCGCCACGTCCAACTTCACGTTCGACGGGTCCGTCGCCAAGGGACGCAAGTTCGTGGAGTCGATGTCCAAGACGATGCTCTCCCCGCCTACAACGCCGAGGCCGAGAACGCGATCAAGGCCGTGA
- a CDS encoding GIY-YIG nuclease family protein → MKAGGLATAQQRLTRVVERVATNGRMIQLAITPEYHGLRMRELELAARHQAAVQAAKEAEREERARLREEKRVEDELRRAREKLDKEREHYANALAALQARGDDAGAADLRAKLEQIDQAIVDVDYRSANVRAGYVYVISNVGAFGESVVKIGMTRRLEPMDRVRELGDASVPFVFDVHALFFSEDAFGIETMLHRHFAEQRVNRINTRREFFYATPDQVLDVLREHNVALVEYTTEAAAEEFRASRELRAMKV, encoded by the coding sequence GTGAAGGCAGGCGGGCTGGCCACGGCTCAGCAGCGCCTCACCCGTGTCGTCGAACGCGTCGCCACCAACGGAAGGATGATCCAGCTTGCGATCACGCCCGAGTATCACGGGCTCCGGATGCGCGAGCTTGAGCTCGCCGCACGGCACCAGGCCGCTGTCCAGGCGGCCAAGGAGGCCGAGCGTGAGGAGAGGGCGCGTCTGCGCGAGGAGAAGCGTGTCGAGGATGAGCTGCGCCGGGCACGAGAGAAGCTCGACAAGGAGCGGGAGCACTACGCCAATGCTCTCGCTGCACTGCAGGCGCGGGGCGACGATGCCGGTGCGGCCGATCTTCGGGCCAAACTCGAGCAGATCGATCAGGCCATCGTCGACGTCGACTACCGCTCCGCGAATGTGCGTGCCGGCTACGTCTATGTCATCTCCAACGTCGGTGCATTCGGGGAGTCCGTCGTGAAGATCGGCATGACACGTCGCCTGGAACCTATGGACCGGGTGCGTGAGCTCGGTGACGCATCGGTGCCGTTCGTCTTCGACGTCCACGCACTCTTCTTCTCCGAGGACGCTTTCGGCATCGAGACGATGCTGCATCGCCACTTTGCCGAGCAGCGCGTCAACCGCATCAACACCCGACGCGAGTTCTTCTACGCGACGCCGGATCAGGTGCTCGACGTGCTCCGCGAGCACAACGTGGCCCTTGTCGAGTACACGACCGAGGCCGCCGCCGAGGAGTTTCGGGCCAGCCGTGAGCTCAGGGCCATGAAGGTGTGA
- the cobA gene encoding uroporphyrinogen-III C-methyltransferase: MTARHALLLDLTGRRVVVVGGGPVAARRVARLLEDGADVHVVAPALCEDLADLAAAGALTWVPRDHQPGDLAGAWLVHTATGDRRTDDAVAAEAEATRTWCVRADDAQASTAWTPAVARAGDVTVAVGAGGDPRRAAALRSALQVQLDSGALPLRRRRPHAGHVTLVGGGPGDPGLITTRGRRALAEADVVVVDRLAPRALLDELEPDVEVVEAGKAPHAHTLTQTEINALLVERARAGQHVVRLKGGDPFVLGRGGEELAACRDAGVPVTVVPGVTSAIAVPGAAGVPVTHRDVARQVTVVSAHDAETDWETLARLRGTLVLLMGVARLGEHMARLAGHGLDPTTPVAVVEDGTLPTQRTTLGTVADIAARAHEVGVRNPAVVVVGHVAALAEVLGTAGTVTAPGATARHELDPSLTPSWP; the protein is encoded by the coding sequence ATGACCGCCCGCCATGCGCTGCTCCTCGACCTGACGGGCCGCCGGGTCGTCGTGGTCGGCGGCGGCCCCGTCGCCGCCCGTCGCGTCGCCCGCCTGCTCGAGGACGGCGCCGACGTGCACGTGGTCGCCCCCGCCCTGTGCGAGGACCTCGCCGACCTCGCCGCCGCCGGCGCCCTGACCTGGGTGCCGCGCGACCACCAGCCCGGTGACCTCGCCGGGGCGTGGCTCGTGCACACCGCGACAGGCGACCGGCGCACCGACGACGCCGTCGCCGCCGAGGCCGAGGCCACCCGCACATGGTGCGTGCGCGCCGACGACGCCCAGGCGTCCACCGCGTGGACACCCGCGGTGGCCCGGGCCGGCGACGTGACCGTGGCCGTCGGCGCCGGCGGCGACCCCCGCCGGGCGGCAGCCCTGCGCTCGGCCCTGCAGGTGCAGCTCGACAGCGGCGCCCTGCCCCTGCGCCGCCGGCGCCCGCACGCCGGCCACGTCACCCTCGTCGGCGGCGGCCCCGGCGACCCGGGCCTGATCACGACGCGCGGCCGCCGCGCGTTGGCCGAGGCCGACGTCGTCGTCGTCGACCGCCTGGCCCCCCGCGCCCTGCTCGACGAGCTGGAGCCGGACGTCGAGGTCGTCGAGGCCGGCAAGGCCCCCCACGCGCACACCCTCACGCAGACCGAGATCAACGCGCTGCTCGTCGAGCGCGCCCGCGCCGGTCAGCACGTCGTCCGCCTCAAGGGCGGCGACCCGTTCGTGCTCGGCCGCGGAGGCGAGGAGCTCGCCGCCTGCCGCGACGCCGGCGTCCCCGTGACCGTCGTCCCCGGCGTGACCAGCGCCATCGCCGTCCCCGGCGCCGCGGGCGTGCCCGTCACGCACCGCGACGTCGCCCGCCAGGTCACCGTCGTCTCCGCCCACGACGCCGAGACGGACTGGGAGACCCTCGCCCGCCTGCGCGGCACCCTCGTGCTGCTCATGGGCGTCGCCCGCCTCGGCGAGCACATGGCCCGCCTCGCCGGTCACGGCCTCGACCCCACCACCCCCGTCGCCGTGGTCGAGGACGGCACCCTGCCCACCCAGCGCACCACCCTGGGCACCGTCGCCGACATCGCCGCCCGCGCCCACGAGGTCGGCGTCCGCAACCCCGCGGTCGTCGTCGTCGGCCACGTCGCCGCCCTCGCCGAGGTCCTCGGCACCGCCGGCACCGTCACCGCACCGGGCGCGACCGCCCGCCACGAGCTTGACCCGTCGCTCACACCTTCATGGCCCTGA